One Microcebus murinus isolate Inina chromosome 22, M.murinus_Inina_mat1.0, whole genome shotgun sequence DNA segment encodes these proteins:
- the TBX3 gene encoding T-box transcription factor TBX3 isoform X1, producing the protein MSLSMRDPVIPGTSMAYHPFLPHRAPDFAMSAVLGHQPPFFPALTLPPNGAAALSLPGALAKPIMDQLVGAAETGIPFSSLGPQAHLRPLKTMEPEEEVEDDPKVHLEAKELWDQFHKRGTEMVITKSGRRMFPPFKVRCSGLDKKAKYILLMDIIAADDCRYKFHNSRWMVAGKADPEMPKRMYIHPDSPATGEQWMSKVVTFHKLKLTNNISDKHGFTLAFPSDHATWQGNYSFGTQTILNSMHKYQPRFHIVRANDILKLPYSTFRTYLFPETEFIAVTAYQNDKITQLKIDNNPFAKGFRDTGNGRREKRKQLTLQSMRVFDERHKKENGTSDESSSEQAAFNCFAQASSPAVSTVGTSNLKDLCPSEGESDAEAESKEEHGPEACDAGKISTTTSEEPCRDKGSPAVKAHLFAAAEPGGRPRDSGRLDKASPDSRHSPATISSSTRGLGAEERRSPGREGAAAAAKAEEARALPGKEAFAPLTVQTDAAAHLAQGPLPGLGFAPGLAGQQFFNGHPLFLHPGQFAMGSAFSSLTAGMGPLLATVSGASTGVSGLDSTAMASAAAQGLSGASAATLPFHLQQHVLASQGLAMSPFGSLFPYPYTYMAAAAAASSAAASSSVHRHPFLNLNTMRPRLRYSPYSIPVPVPDGGSLLTTALPSMAAAAGPLDAKAAALAASPASVAVDSGSELNSRSSTLSSSSVSLSPKLCPEKEAATSELQSIQRLVSGLEAKPDRSRSASP; encoded by the exons ATGAGCCTCTCCATGAGAGATCCGGTCATTCCTGGGACAAGCATGGCCTACCATCCGTTCCTACCTCACCGGGCGCCGGACTTCGCCATGAGCGCGGTGCTGGGTCACCAGCCGCCCTTCTTCCCTGCGCTGACGCTGCCTCCCAACGGCGCGGCGGCGCTCTCGCTGCCCGGCGCCCTGGCCAAGCCGATCATGGATCAGTTGGTGGGGGCGGCGGAAACCGGCATCCCGTTCTCATCCCTGGGGCCCCAGGCGCATCTGAGGCCTCTGAAGACCATGGAGCCCGAAGAAGAAGTGGAGGATGACCCCAAGGTGCATCTGGAGGCTAAAGAACTTTGGGATCAGTTTCACAAGCGGGGCACGGAGATGGTCATTACCAAGTCGGGAAG GCGAATGTTTCCTCCGTTTAAAGTGAGGTGTTCTGGACTGGATAAAAAAGCCAAATACATTTTACTAATGGACATTATAGCTGCCGATGACTGCCGATATAAGTTTCACAATTCTCGGTGGATGGTGGCAGGTAAAGCTGACCCTGAAATGCCAAAGAGAATGTACATTCACCCGGACAGCCCCGCTACGGGGGAGCAGTGGATGTCTAAAGTCGTCACTTTCCACAAACTGAAACTCACCAACAACATTTCGGACAAACATGGATTT ACTTTGGCCTTCCCAAGTGATCACGCAACGTGGCAGGGGAATTATAGTTTTGGTACTCAG ACTATATTGAACTCAATGCACAAATACCAGCCCCGGTTCCACATTGTCAGAGCCAATGACATCCTGAAACTCCCTTATAGTACATTTCGGACATACTTATTCCCTGAAACTGAGTTCATCGCTGTGACTGCATACCAGAATGATAAG ATAACTCAGTTAAAAATAGACAACAACCCTTTTGCAAAAGGTTTCCGGGACACTGGAAATGGCAGGAGAGAAAAACG AAAACAGCTCACCCTGCAGTCCATGAGAGTGTTTGATGAAAGGCACAAAAAGGAGAATGGGACCTCGGATGAGTCCTCCAGCGAACAGGCAGCCTTCAACTGCTTTGCTCAGGCTTCTTCTCCGGCAGTCTCCACTGTAGGGACATCAAACCTCAAAG ATTTATGTCCCAGCGAGGGGGAGAGCGACGCGGAGGCCGAGAGCAAAGAGGAGCACGGCCCCGAGGCCTGCGACGCGGGCAAGATCTCCACCACCACGTCGGAGGAGCCGTGCCGCGACAAGGGCAGCCCGGCGGTCAAGGCGCACCTCTTCGCGGCGGCGGAGCCCGGCGGCCGGCCCCGCGACAGCGGCCGGCTGGACAAGGCGTCGCCCGACTCGCGCCACAGCCCGGCCACCATCTCGTCCAGCACCCGCGGCCTGGGCGCGGAGGAGCGCAGGAGCCCGGGCCGCGAgggcgcggcggcggccgccAAGGCGGAGGAGGCGCGCGCGCTGCCGGGCAAGGAGGCCTTCGCGCCGCTCACCGTGCAGACGGACGCGGCCGCGCACCTGGCCCAGGGCCCCCTGCCCGGCCTCGGCTTCGCCCCGGGCCTGGCGGGCCAGCAGTTCTTCAACGGGCACCCGCTCTTCCTGCACCCCGGCCAGTTCGCCATGGGCAGCGCCTTCTCCAGCTTGACGGCCGGCATGGGGCCCCTGCTGGCCACCGTGTCCGGCGCCTCCACCGGCGTCTCGGGCCTGGATTCCACCGCCATGGCCTCTGCCGCGGCGCAGGGACTGTCCGGGGCGTCTGCGGCCACCCTGCCCTTCCACCTCCAGCAGCACGTCCTGGCGTCTCAG ggcctggccatgTCGCCTTTCGGAAGCCTGTTCCCTTACCCCTACACGTacatggcggcggcggcggccgcctcCTCCGCGGCAGCCTCGAGCTCGGTGCACCGCCACCCGTTCCTCAACCTGAACACCATGCGCCCGCGGCTGCGCTACAGCCCCTACTCCATCCCGGTGCCCGTGCCCGACGGCGGCAGCCTGCTCACCACGGCCCTGCCCTCCAtggcggcggccgcggggcccCTGGACGCCAAAGCCGCGGCCCTGGCGGCCAGCCCGGCCTCGGTGGCCGTGGACTCGGGCTCTGAACTGAACAGCCGCTCCTCCACGCTGTCGTCCAGCTCCGTGTCCTTGTCGCCCAAACTCTGCCCCGAGAAGGAGGCGGCCACCAGCGAACTGCAGAGTATCCAGCGGTTGGTCAGCGGCTTGGAAGCCAAGCCGGACAGATCTCGCAGCGCGTCCCCGTAA
- the TBX3 gene encoding T-box transcription factor TBX3 isoform X2, protein MSLSMRDPVIPGTSMAYHPFLPHRAPDFAMSAVLGHQPPFFPALTLPPNGAAALSLPGALAKPIMDQLVGAAETGIPFSSLGPQAHLRPLKTMEPEEEVEDDPKVHLEAKELWDQFHKRGTEMVITKSGRRMFPPFKVRCSGLDKKAKYILLMDIIAADDCRYKFHNSRWMVAGKADPEMPKRMYIHPDSPATGEQWMSKVVTFHKLKLTNNISDKHGFTILNSMHKYQPRFHIVRANDILKLPYSTFRTYLFPETEFIAVTAYQNDKITQLKIDNNPFAKGFRDTGNGRREKRKQLTLQSMRVFDERHKKENGTSDESSSEQAAFNCFAQASSPAVSTVGTSNLKDLCPSEGESDAEAESKEEHGPEACDAGKISTTTSEEPCRDKGSPAVKAHLFAAAEPGGRPRDSGRLDKASPDSRHSPATISSSTRGLGAEERRSPGREGAAAAAKAEEARALPGKEAFAPLTVQTDAAAHLAQGPLPGLGFAPGLAGQQFFNGHPLFLHPGQFAMGSAFSSLTAGMGPLLATVSGASTGVSGLDSTAMASAAAQGLSGASAATLPFHLQQHVLASQGLAMSPFGSLFPYPYTYMAAAAAASSAAASSSVHRHPFLNLNTMRPRLRYSPYSIPVPVPDGGSLLTTALPSMAAAAGPLDAKAAALAASPASVAVDSGSELNSRSSTLSSSSVSLSPKLCPEKEAATSELQSIQRLVSGLEAKPDRSRSASP, encoded by the exons ATGAGCCTCTCCATGAGAGATCCGGTCATTCCTGGGACAAGCATGGCCTACCATCCGTTCCTACCTCACCGGGCGCCGGACTTCGCCATGAGCGCGGTGCTGGGTCACCAGCCGCCCTTCTTCCCTGCGCTGACGCTGCCTCCCAACGGCGCGGCGGCGCTCTCGCTGCCCGGCGCCCTGGCCAAGCCGATCATGGATCAGTTGGTGGGGGCGGCGGAAACCGGCATCCCGTTCTCATCCCTGGGGCCCCAGGCGCATCTGAGGCCTCTGAAGACCATGGAGCCCGAAGAAGAAGTGGAGGATGACCCCAAGGTGCATCTGGAGGCTAAAGAACTTTGGGATCAGTTTCACAAGCGGGGCACGGAGATGGTCATTACCAAGTCGGGAAG GCGAATGTTTCCTCCGTTTAAAGTGAGGTGTTCTGGACTGGATAAAAAAGCCAAATACATTTTACTAATGGACATTATAGCTGCCGATGACTGCCGATATAAGTTTCACAATTCTCGGTGGATGGTGGCAGGTAAAGCTGACCCTGAAATGCCAAAGAGAATGTACATTCACCCGGACAGCCCCGCTACGGGGGAGCAGTGGATGTCTAAAGTCGTCACTTTCCACAAACTGAAACTCACCAACAACATTTCGGACAAACATGGATTT ACTATATTGAACTCAATGCACAAATACCAGCCCCGGTTCCACATTGTCAGAGCCAATGACATCCTGAAACTCCCTTATAGTACATTTCGGACATACTTATTCCCTGAAACTGAGTTCATCGCTGTGACTGCATACCAGAATGATAAG ATAACTCAGTTAAAAATAGACAACAACCCTTTTGCAAAAGGTTTCCGGGACACTGGAAATGGCAGGAGAGAAAAACG AAAACAGCTCACCCTGCAGTCCATGAGAGTGTTTGATGAAAGGCACAAAAAGGAGAATGGGACCTCGGATGAGTCCTCCAGCGAACAGGCAGCCTTCAACTGCTTTGCTCAGGCTTCTTCTCCGGCAGTCTCCACTGTAGGGACATCAAACCTCAAAG ATTTATGTCCCAGCGAGGGGGAGAGCGACGCGGAGGCCGAGAGCAAAGAGGAGCACGGCCCCGAGGCCTGCGACGCGGGCAAGATCTCCACCACCACGTCGGAGGAGCCGTGCCGCGACAAGGGCAGCCCGGCGGTCAAGGCGCACCTCTTCGCGGCGGCGGAGCCCGGCGGCCGGCCCCGCGACAGCGGCCGGCTGGACAAGGCGTCGCCCGACTCGCGCCACAGCCCGGCCACCATCTCGTCCAGCACCCGCGGCCTGGGCGCGGAGGAGCGCAGGAGCCCGGGCCGCGAgggcgcggcggcggccgccAAGGCGGAGGAGGCGCGCGCGCTGCCGGGCAAGGAGGCCTTCGCGCCGCTCACCGTGCAGACGGACGCGGCCGCGCACCTGGCCCAGGGCCCCCTGCCCGGCCTCGGCTTCGCCCCGGGCCTGGCGGGCCAGCAGTTCTTCAACGGGCACCCGCTCTTCCTGCACCCCGGCCAGTTCGCCATGGGCAGCGCCTTCTCCAGCTTGACGGCCGGCATGGGGCCCCTGCTGGCCACCGTGTCCGGCGCCTCCACCGGCGTCTCGGGCCTGGATTCCACCGCCATGGCCTCTGCCGCGGCGCAGGGACTGTCCGGGGCGTCTGCGGCCACCCTGCCCTTCCACCTCCAGCAGCACGTCCTGGCGTCTCAG ggcctggccatgTCGCCTTTCGGAAGCCTGTTCCCTTACCCCTACACGTacatggcggcggcggcggccgcctcCTCCGCGGCAGCCTCGAGCTCGGTGCACCGCCACCCGTTCCTCAACCTGAACACCATGCGCCCGCGGCTGCGCTACAGCCCCTACTCCATCCCGGTGCCCGTGCCCGACGGCGGCAGCCTGCTCACCACGGCCCTGCCCTCCAtggcggcggccgcggggcccCTGGACGCCAAAGCCGCGGCCCTGGCGGCCAGCCCGGCCTCGGTGGCCGTGGACTCGGGCTCTGAACTGAACAGCCGCTCCTCCACGCTGTCGTCCAGCTCCGTGTCCTTGTCGCCCAAACTCTGCCCCGAGAAGGAGGCGGCCACCAGCGAACTGCAGAGTATCCAGCGGTTGGTCAGCGGCTTGGAAGCCAAGCCGGACAGATCTCGCAGCGCGTCCCCGTAA